The following coding sequences are from one Salvia hispanica cultivar TCC Black 2014 chromosome 3, UniMelb_Shisp_WGS_1.0, whole genome shotgun sequence window:
- the LOC125212708 gene encoding ferruginol synthase: MESLPFLAALFLITVATWFISSRRRKNLPPGPFPYPIVGNMLQLGTQPHETFAKLSKKYGPLMSVNLGSLYTVIVSSPEMAKEIMHKHGQVFSGRTIAQAVEACGHDKISMGFLPVGGEWRDMRKICKEQMFSHQSMEDSQDLRKLKLQQLLDYAQKCSDEGRAVDIREASFITTLNLMSATLFSLQATEFDSKVTMEFKEIIEGVATIVGVPNFADFFPILRPFDPQGVKRRADVYFGRMLALIEGYLNERIQFRKNNPNAPKKDDFLETIVDILAANDYKLKTDHLTHLMLDLFVGGSETSTTELEWIMEELMSHPDKMAKVKAELKSVMGDQKVVDERQMPNLPYLQAVVKESMRLHPPGPLLLPRKAESNQVVNGYLIPKGTQVLINAWAMGRDESIWKNPNTFEPERFLDQKIDFKGQDYELIPFGSGRRVCPGMPLANRILHTVTATLVHNFEWKLERPDASDAERQGVLFGFAVRRAVPLRVIPFKQ; encoded by the exons atggagTCCCTCCCTTTCCTCGCTGCGCTATTCCTCATCACCGTCGCCACATGGTTCATCTCCTCCCGGCGCCGCAAAAACCTCCCGCCGGGCCCCTTCCCCTACCCGATCGTCGGAAACATGCTCCAGCTCGGCACTCAGCCTCACGAAACATTTGCAAAACTATCAAAGAAATACGGCCCTCTGATGTCGGTCAACCTCGGCAGCCTGTACACCGTGATCGTCTCCTCCCCGGAGATGGCCAAGGAGATCATGCACAAGCACGGCCAGGTGTTCTCCGGCCGCACCATCGCCCAGGCCGTGGAGGCGTGCGGCCACGACAAGATCTCCATGGGGTTCCTCCCCGTGGGGGGCGAGTGGCGCGACATGCGGAAAATCTGCAAGGAGCAGATGTTCTCTCACCAGAGCATGGAAGACAGCCAGGACCTCCGCAAGCTGAAGCTGCAGCAGCTGCTCGACTACGCTCAGAAATGCTCTGATGAAGGCCGCGCCGTTGATATTCGCGAGGCCTCTTTTATCACCACGCTCAACCTCATGTCTGCAACTCTCTTCTCGTTGCAGGCGACTGAGTTTGACTCCAAGGTCACCATGGAGTTCAAGGAGATCATCGAGGGCGTCGCGACCATCGTTGGTGTGCCTAATTTCGCTGACTTCTTCCCCATCCTCCGCCCCTTTGACCCGCAGGGGGTCAAGCGCAGGGCGGATGTCTACTTTGGTAGAATGCTCGCTTTGATCGAGGGCTATCTCAATGAGAGAATCCAATTCAGGAAGAACAACCCGAATGCCCCAAAGAAGGATGACTTTCTGGAGACGATCGTGGATATTCTTGCGGCCAACGATTACAAGCTAAAGACTGACCACCTCACCCATCTCATGctg GACTTGTTCGTTGGAGGATCAGAAACAAGCACGACCGAGCTAGAGTGGATAATGGAGGAGCTAATGTCTCACCCGGACAAGATGGCGAAGGTGAAGGCGGAGCTCAAGAGCGTGATGGGCGACCAAAAGGTGGTGGACGAAAGGCAGATGCCGAATCTCCCATATCTGCAAGCAGTGGTGAAGGAGTCGATGCGCCTCCACCCACCAGGGCCTCTGCTTCTTCCCCGGAAGGCAGAGAGCAACCAAGTGGTGAACGGGTACCTCATCCCGAAGGGGACTCAGGTGCTGATCAACGCGTGGGCCATGGGCCGAGACGAGTCCATCTGGAAGAACCCTAACACATTTGAGCCGGAGCGGTTCTTGGATCAAAAAATTGACTTCAAAGGGCAGGATTACGAGCTGATTCCGTTCGGGTCGGGGAGAAGGGTGTGTCCAGGTATGCCGTTGGCTAACCGGATCCTGCACACGGTGACGGCCACGCTGGTTCACAACTTCGAGTGGAAACTGGAGCGGCCGGACGCGAGTGATGCCGAGCGGCAGGGTGTGTTATTTGGGTTTGCGGTGCGGAGGGCAGTTCCACTCAGGGTCATCCCATTTAAGCAATGA